TCTACCCGCACCTCCAACGACCTCAGCTGATGTCCATTGCCTCAAAGCGGCTTAACGCAGCCGAAACGTTCCTGGCAGCTTTACGCAAGTAAAACATATGGCCCTGGGCCGTATCTCCGGACATACCAGGGATATCGGGAGAGAGCCAGCTTTACCAATGAAGAATTTTTCCGATTTCCGTCACCGTATATCCCCCCAGTGATTCGATTTCCCGCCTGAATGGTTGACTGACCATCGCATCAAGAAATTGAGACATGATAGGGTGGGATTTTAGAAATTCTCTGCGCATAATTAAGTCATACTGTTCTTCGCGAAGCGGAATGAAACCAAGACCATAATGACGAGCTGCGGCTTCCACTCCAATGCCCACGTCAGCCATGCCATCTCGAATCAGGCGAGCGACTTCGAGATGAGACGGTACTTCGTGCGCATATCCCAGTACCTGGTCTCCAGTGAATCCTGATTTCTGAAGCAGGGAATCCAAAAGAAATCTCGCTCCGGCTCCCAATTCCCGATTGACGAGACGAAGTCCCGACTGGCCAAAGTCATCCACACCACCGATGTGTTTGGGGTTTCCCGGGTAAACCAACAGGCCTTGCACCCAAGAAGCAAAGCGCACTCCGACAAAATCATGACCAGGAATATGGCGTTTCAGATACGGAACGTTACTTTGCCCGGATTTCACATCCACAAGATGCAATCCCGCCATATGCACTTCATCCCGTTGCAGAGCACGGAGTGCATTCGCGCTTCCCATCGTCCAATTCGTAATTCCCGCCAGGGTATTTATCTTGCGGACATGCTCGCCGGCGAGAAATAACGCCGGGTCACACCCGGCAATAAGAATCCCTTTTTTGATCACGTCCAAAGAATTCAGTAATTGAACCTGCACAGAGGGCCTTTTTCCGCTGGAAGATTTCTTCCCCTGTTCCTGAATTATTCCATCAGCCGGCATCACAAAATTCAACACATCGCCCAGTTCGGCCATCGGTCTGGCCAGTATCCGGGATCCAACGAATGACAGCTTCACCCTTGTTGGCTGACCCAGTGGCGTTGTCCCACCAATGAACTCAGCTTCAACAGTTTCTTCATGATCGGCAAGGATAAAAAGATCCTCAACTCGGCACTTCAACGCACGAGCGAACCGTAGGGCAATGTGGGTGCTTGGCAAATATTGATTGGCCTCTATGGCGTAGACTGCTTGTCGTGTCAGGCCAACAAGGACTGCTAATTCTGCCTGTGAGATTCCCTGTTTTTTTCTTCTATCCCGTAAGCGATTACACACGGATTCTTGAGGCGAGACCTTCGCCTGCCGTGAAATTTTGGGACTTTTAGAAACCATGTTTTTCATGATCGTACGGCTCTATCAAGGAGAATGCCTGCTGTCTTTATGACCTGCTCAAAATCCCTTAAGCATCCTTGCGCCTCTCTCAACCCAACACCATTGCTATAGGACCCGTAGATGGCAGTCCCGCCCCCTATCACATCCCCTACCGGTCACCTTAGGACCCATCCTTACATTTTCATCATCGACAATCGGGAAAGATCGAGAACTATTTCGCCGCTATGTTCGTCTCCAAAAATAGCGTCCCATAAACTTTTCTTTTTCGGCAGTACCGTCTCTTCTGTCTCATAGAGTAAATCCACGTCAAGTGGAGCAAGAGAAAACAGTGGATACCGCCGATCATAGATCAGTCCTGCAGGGGGAATCTCATAGTTAGTACGGTGATTACTGATGATGACGTGGAGATGCCCATCTCTGACATACATCCCTCCGGAAGTCACTTCCCGTTTCGTAGCATTCACCGGGTGACTGATGTAAAACGTGACCAGTTCCTGGGGAACAGCTAATCCTAGTCCCTCCAGCAATCGTGGCACCAATAATTCAATTTCCTCCTTATTGAAAGCCGGCTCGGGATCCGCGAGGCCACGAATCCAGCGAATGGGGCCGGAACGATACTCACGCACCCGTAATCCGCTCAGGGCCTCGATCATTTGGCGGCGAGACAGGGTAGCGGGATGCTCATTCAATG
Above is a window of Candidatus Nitrospira neomarina DNA encoding:
- a CDS encoding substrate-binding domain-containing protein — protein: MKNMVSKSPKISRQAKVSPQESVCNRLRDRRKKQGISQAELAVLVGLTRQAVYAIEANQYLPSTHIALRFARALKCRVEDLFILADHEETVEAEFIGGTTPLGQPTRVKLSFVGSRILARPMAELGDVLNFVMPADGIIQEQGKKSSSGKRPSVQVQLLNSLDVIKKGILIAGCDPALFLAGEHVRKINTLAGITNWTMGSANALRALQRDEVHMAGLHLVDVKSGQSNVPYLKRHIPGHDFVGVRFASWVQGLLVYPGNPKHIGGVDDFGQSGLRLVNRELGAGARFLLDSLLQKSGFTGDQVLGYAHEVPSHLEVARLIRDGMADVGIGVEAAARHYGLGFIPLREEQYDLIMRREFLKSHPIMSQFLDAMVSQPFRREIESLGGYTVTEIGKILHW